In the Corynebacterium jeikeium genome, GTACGGCGGCAGGTACGGGTCCTTCTCCAGCTCCTCGTCGGAGAACGGAATGTCCTGCTTGTCGCGCAGGATCTTCAGATCCTCCAGCGCGAGCTTCTTCATCTGGTGAGTTGCGTTGCGGCCCTCGAAGTTGTGGCCCAGTCCGTAGCCCTTAATGGTGTGCGCCAGGATGACGGTGGGCTGGTCCTTGGTCTCCATTGCACGCTTGTAGGCGGCGTAGATCTTGCGATAGTCGTGGCCGCCGCGGCGCAGGTGCCAGATCTCCTCGTCGGTCATGTCCTCGACCAGCTTGGCCGTGCGCGGATCCTTGTTGAAGAAGTACTCGCGGACGTAGGCGCCGTCGTTGGCCTTGAAGGTCTGGAAGTCTCCGTCTGGGGTGGTGTTCATAGCCTCGACCAGAGCACCCTCTTCGTCGCGGGCGAAGAGCTGATCCCACTCGCGGCCCCAGACGACCTTGATGACGTTCCAACCGGCGCCGCGGAAGAAGCTCTCCAGCTCCTGGATGATCTTCGTGTTACCGCGCACTGGGCCGTCCAGTCGCTGCAGGTTGCAGTTGATGACGAAGGTCAGGTTATCCAGGTTGTTGATCGCGGCAGTTTGGATCAGGCCGCGGGATTCCGGCTCGTCCATCTCACCATCGCCGAGGAATGCCCAGACGTGCTGCTGGGACGTGTCCTTGATGCCACGGTCGTGCAGGTAGCGGTTGAAGCGGGCCTGGTAGATGGCATCCATGGGGCCCAGACCCATGGAGACGGTCGGAAACTCCCAGAACTCCGGCATGCCATGCGGGTGCGGGTAGGAGGGCAGGCCGTTGCCAGGCTTAGAGGCCTCTTGGCGGAAGGCATCCAGGTCTTCCTCGCTTAGGCGGCCTTCCAAGAAAGCGCGGGCGTACATGCCGGGGGAGGCGTGGCCTTGGAAGAAGATCTGGTCGCCGCCGCCCGGGTGGTCCTTGCCCCGGAAGAAGTGGTTAAGGCCGACCTCGTAGAGCGGGGCCGCGGAGGCGTAGGTGGAGATGTGACCGCCCACCCCGATACCCGGGCGCTGGGCGCGGTGAACCATGATGGCCGCGTTCCAACGGATCCAGCGGCGGTAGCGCTTCTCAATCTCCTCGTCACCCGGGAAGTCGGGTTCCTGGGTGGTGGGGATGGTGTTGACGTAGTCAGTGGAAAGCAGGGGAGGTAGGGGGACGCGCTTGGCGGTGGCGCGCTCCAGTAGGCGCAGCATCAGGTAGCGGCCGCGATCCGGGCCTGCGGATTCCAGCAGCCCGTCGAGGGAATCCATCCACTCCTGGGTTTCCTCCGGGTCGGAATCGGCCAGGTAAGAGGCCACTCCGTCTCGGATCAAAGCAAAATTGCTGGCATCGTATGCGCTGTTGTTTTCTTCTGCCGAAGTGGACATTGGTTCGTCCTCCTAAGATCCGCGGGTTGTGGGGCGCCCTTGTTTTTAGGCCCCTTGTGGCTTCCACAGTACGTCAAAGTCGCGTTAGAAAACCTCCGTTGGAAGCCCGACTATGTTAGGTTCAAAAATGAAGTTTTTTAACCACACCAGCTGCGATAACTGCAGGGACGTGTAGCGGTTGTGATACGGCCACTATGCGCTGGCGGTTAGCCGACGGGCTGGTTTTCTTAGAAAGGTACGAAATAACAGTGGCAATGGCCCCCGGTTCGGCTTCGAGCCCTGCAGGCTCCGCTGGCGGTGCACAAGGCAATGGCGCGAAGGATGCACAGCGCGCGCAGTCGCAGAATGGACACGGTTGGGCGGATCTGCTCAACATCGAATCCGACAGCTTGATCCAGGAGATCGGTTGGGACGAAGACTGCGATAACAGCATCAGCGAAGCCCTGGAAGACGCTATCGGCGATGCCCTGTTGGATATCGACACTGACGAAGTGGTTGATGTCGTACTCCTGTGGTGGCGTGACGAGGACGGCGATCTGGTAGACGGTCTGGTCGATGCGACCCGCAGCCTGGGAGAGGACGGCCGCATCTGGCTGATGACCCCCGCGAAGCTGGATGCCGGACGTGTGGAGCCAGGCGTGATCGCCGAGTCCGCCCAGCTGGCAGGCCTGGTGCAGACCAAGTCGGAGCGCCTGCGCGACTGGCAGGGCGCCTGCCTGGTTTCCTCCGGCACCAAGCGCTAGCCCTGTAGGTGCCGGGCAGCTCAGACATCGCGCTGAAAAAGGCGTGTGATGCTGTCTGTACCGGGCGCCACCTGCGGTTTCGTTATTTCGTGGGTGGGCGTGCTAGAGTCATTATCGCTTCAAACGAAGCACAGTTTCTTTCTTAGAAACAGCTCGCGCCTTTAGCTCAGCTGGAAGAGCAGCTGGTTTACACCCAGCAGGTCGGCGGTTCGAACCCGTCAGGGCGCACCAAAATTTTTACCGCCTCGTGGCCCCTTCGGCCGCGGGGCTATTTTCGTTCTCGGCTCCGCCTATTTGGCCGCCCCGCTGCTCGGGGCAATAATGGAGCACATGGCATCCTCGAAGCGCAGCGGCTGGCGAAACTTCCTCACACCCGGATGGGTCATCACCGCCATCCTGGTCCTCGCCTTCACCTACGCCGCATTCAGCTTCCTAGCCCCCTGGCAGCTGGGGAAGAACAAGGATAAAAACGCCTTCAACCAGCGCCTCGAACAATCCCTGCAAACCGATCCCGCACCAATCACCGATGTGATCCCGGGCGATGGGGGCTCAGTGGGCGTCGAAAAAGAATGGACCAGAGTCGCACTACAGGGCCAGTTCCTGCCGGACAAAGAGGTGCTGCTGCGCAACCGCCCGGTGGAATCGGCTCATTCTTATCAAGCATTGACGCCCTTTCGTCTCGACGGCGGACAGACCGTTTTGGTGCATCGCGGGTGGGTTGCCGTGGAGGGGGATGGGGCCGCGCCTAAGTTGAAGCGGGCGCCGGGAGATCACGTGAAGGTGACCGGGTTTATCCGCATGAGCGAGGCTGTGCCGGATGCGAAGCCGACGGAATCTCAGGGATACACGCAGGTCACGGGCATGTCGACGAAGCAGATTTCCGAGGTGACGGACGAGGAGCTGGCGGCGGATTATGTGCAGCTGGATTCGGAGAGCGTCGACCGCCTGAACGGCATGGCCGGTGGCGATGCTGGCGATGGAGATGCTGAGGCAAATGCCGGTGCTGACGGTGGTGCCGACAGCGGAGATGATGGCGATGATGCTGGTGTCAGCGGTGGTACCGACAGTGGAGAAGACGGCGATGCGCCGGATCTGCAGGCGCTGCCGTTGCCGCACTTGGATGGTGGCACGAACTTGTCCTACGGAATTCAGTGGATTGCGTTCGGCATCCTGGCGCCGGTGGGCTTGGGTTGGTTTGTGTATGCGGAGATGCGCGAGCGTCGGCGTGAGCGCGAGGAGAGCGCCGAAGTCGCCCGCCTGAATGCCCAGATCACCGATGGTGCCGGTGGTGGAGATGCTGGTGTTGACGGCGCTGGTGCTGGGGATGCGGCTGGCAGTGGAGCCGGTGCGGGTGCTGGCGGTGCTGAGGGTGCTGGCGGCGCTGGCGGTGGGGCAGGCGACGTTGCTGCTAAACCCAAGCCGGCCGACTCTAAAAAGTCGGAGCCTAGTGGCGCCGAGAAGCCGAAGTCTCGGAAGCGTTCTGATCTCACCGACCGCTATGGAGGCACCCGCTCCCGTTTCGAGGAGCGCCGCGCGGAAAAGCGCGGCCGGGAGCGCTTCTAGTCCCTACAGGTCGCCGGCCCGGGCCCAGGAATGTTGGGTCGGCCCGCGGAATGTTTGTCTCCCGGACTGAGGAATGTCGTTAGATCGGGAATGTGCGAGGGCTGCCGTCCGCGAATGTCGTTAGATCGGGAATACGTCAACGCCGACGGAGCACCAAGATTTTTCAAAACTCTCTGACCTGCGGGTTTGTGTAGATGAAAATAGTTGGCATCAACGTTTTCTCGTTCTAGCGACATTTGCCCATCTAACGTGGCTGAATATGCCCGCCCCGGAGACATTTGGCCACCTGGAGTGGTTGAGAATGCCCGACCCCGGCGGCAATCGGTGGGGCGGGAAGGGCTAAATGTCGGAAAAGTTGCAGAACGGAAAATCAGCAATCGGTCGGCGCGCAAACAAAATGCTCTGACCTGCAGGTATGTGTTAGTGAAAATTGCCTGCAATGACGTTGTGCAACTTTTCCGACATTTAGGTGCCAGCGGTGGCGTTTTGAGGTCTGCGCGGACGCTGTTCTGCAACTCTGCCGAGCAGTAAGCGGCGGAAAGGCCTCCGGCCCCAGCTATCCCGGCGCCCGCGTCCGCAGGACTATCGCCCCAGCTGCTCCCGCACGTACTCCACGATCCCCGGCACGGCGGCCTCAATCTGCTGTCCGACCTCGGTAAAGTCCGAGCGGTGGCCGTAGTAAGGGTCGGCGACTTCGGCACCGGCGGGGGAGTTGGCGTCAAAGCTACGGAACAAGCGAATGCGCTCCGGGGCAACACCCGCGTTGCGCAACCCGCGCACATGCCCGTCGTCCATGGCCAGGAAAAGGTCGGCGCCCAAATGCTCAGGTCCGAGCTGTGCCGCGCGGTGCGCCGTGCCGTCGTAACCCATTGACGCCAACTCGTCCACCGCCCGACCATCAGCACCGTCGCCGATGTGCCAGCCGCCGAGTCCGCAGGAATTCAGGGTCACGGGCGCGTCGGCGGAAGCGGAGGATCCAGCGGCAGCGTCGGCGCCGTCAGCATCAGCGGCCGGGGAGTGGCTGGTGGCGATGCCGGCTTCCTCGAGGCCGGCGCGCAGAATCACCTCGCCCATCGGGGAGCGGCAGATGTTGCCCGTGCATACGACAGTGATGTGCATTGAGTTCCTTTCAGTTCGTTGAGCAGCCCGGCTAGCCTTCGTTGGCCCAGCGCTGCACCAGCGCGTCCAGCTCCTCCAGTGTGTCCACGCTGTAGGCGGCCTTGGCGTGCTCTTCTGCGGAACCGTAGCCCCAGCCGACCAGCACCGTGGGGATGCCGGACTGCGCGGCACCCTCCACGTCGTGGATGCGGTCGCCGATCAGCAGCATCTTCGTCGGGTCGAGGGCCTGCAGGCCTTCCTCGGCGCTCATATGAGCCAGGAATTCCCGCACCTCGGGAGCCTCTTTTAGCTGCTCGAGCGCGTACTCAATCACGGCAGCCTTTGACCGGCGGGTGCCATCCTCCTGTGCTGCGCCGAGTACCGCGAAGTACTTCAGCATGTCGTGTTCGCGCAGGATCCGCTCCGCCGACACCTCGGACTTCGACGTCGCCGTGGACAGGATAATGCCCTCGCTGGACCACTTCTCCAGCAGCTCGCGCATGCCGGGGAACGGGGTGGCTTCCTTCCAGCGTCCGTTTTCCTGGTCCGAGAGGTACGTGTCGAAGACCTTCTGCAGCAGCTCGCCTTCCAGGCCAATGTCCCGCAGGGTTTCCAACATCGGCGGGCCAGGGATTTCGCGCACACGCTCCTCGGGAGGCACCGGCACCCCGTGTGCCTCCAGGGCGTTTACAAAGCTGGCGCGGATGCCGGGGTAGCTATCCATCAGCGTTCCGTCTACGTCTACAAGCAGAATAGGTAAATCTCGCACTCCTCCAGTGTGTCAGATCTGGCTAGGCTGGGTGGAGCATGCAAGCAGCACATAGCAGTACCCCAGGAGAATCCGTGCCCGAGCCAACTACCAACCCCGCCGCGAACCCAGCGAGCCCCGCATCCGCCGCGAACCAGGACGCGAACCAAACCACCGTCGCCGACGTTGTCGCCGCCCTGGAGGCCGCCTACCCGCCCCACCTCGCGGAATCCTGGGATGCGGTCGGCCTGATTTGCGGCGACCCCGCCGAGCCCGCCGACAAGGTCGCCTTCGCCCTGGACTGCACCGATGCTGTCGTGGATGCCGCCATCGCCCAGGGCGCGCAGATGCTCGTGGTTCACCACCCGCTGCTGCTCCGTGGCGTCACCGGCGTGCCCGCCAACTCCCCGAAGGGCCGCATCGTCCACAAGCTGATCCGCAACGGCATCGCCCTATTCGCCGCGCACACAAACGCCGATTCCGCCCGCCCCGGCGTCAACGACCGCCTGGCCGAGCTCCTCGGCATCACCCCGGGCGCACCTCTGCGGCCGATTCCTTCCGGCACCGACAAGTGGGGCTTCACCGTTCCTGTTAATGACGCCCCCACGGTGAAATCTGCCATCTTCTCCGCAGGCGGTGGCGCGCAGGGCGACTATGAGCAGGCCTGCTTCGAGTTCTCCGTCACCGGCCAGTTCCTGCCCACGGAGGGTGCGAATCCGCATCTCGGCGCTGTCGGGGAGGTAGAGACGGTCGAGGAGGTTCGCATCGAGTTCGTAGCCCCCGCCGCGAAGCGGGAAGCGATCCGCGCGGCTCTCATCAAGGCCCATCCTTATGAGGAGCCGGCCTACGACTGTGTGGAAACCTCCCTGCCCACGCCCGCCGACCAGCAGCTGGGCATCGGCCGCGTCGGCGAGCTGGATACTCCAATGACCCTGCGGGAATTCACCACCCGCGTGGCCGAGCGCCTGCCCGCCACCGAATGGGGCGTGCGCGCAGCCGGAGACCCCGATGCCATGATCCGCACCGTCGCCGTCGCCAGCGGTGCCGGCGACAGCTTCCTCGGCCAGGTCGCAAAAATGGACGTGGACTGCTTCGTTACCTCCGACTTGCGCCACCACCCGGTGGATGAGCACCTGCGCATGGGCGGATGCCCGGTCATCGATACCGCCCACTGGGCCAGCGAGTTTCCGTGGTGTTTCCAGGCGGAAGGCGTCATTAAGAAGGCAACGAAGGCACAGACCACAGTGATCGACGTGCGCACCGACCCGTGGACCGTGCACGAAAAATAGGAGGGCAACTGCGATGCGCTGGACGACCGACGATCAAAAGAACCTGGCAGACTTAGCCCGCGACCAGGAGGAGCTGAGCATCGTGCAGGCGCGGCTGGATTCCCTGCCGGAGCAGGCGAAACTGGAGGAGCTGCAGGCTCAAAAGCGCGAAGATCGCCGCCAGCAGGTGCTGAACAATGTGCAGGTCAGAAGCGACAAAGCGACCCTGATGCGCCTGCGCCAGGATGTGGCGAAACTCAAGGAACGCGAACGGGCGAATATTGCGGGGCTGAACTCGCAGACCGACCCCGAGCGGCGGCGCGACCTGAAACACGACCTGCGCAGTACTCGCGAGCGACTGCAGGACCTGGAGGGTCGGCTGGATCGCTCCGTGAAGGTGCAGTCCATGTTCAGTGGCGCGGACTCCGCCGCCGACGAGGCCGACGACCAGACACATGCGCAGATCGACGAGGACATCGCCGCCGCGCAGACCGAGTTAGACCGCGCGACCAACGCCCTGGAGGCCGATATTTCCGCCATCAAGGCACGGCTGACCCAGCGGCGGACGGCGTTGGAAGACACGAACGCGGAGCTGCTGCAGGCCTACGATCAGCAGCTCTCCGAGCACGGGGTGGGAGCTGCGCCGCTGAAGGGGCGGACGTGTCAGGCGTGCTTCATGGAGCTGGATCCGCTGTCCCTGAAGGAGATCGACAAGTTGGCAGCAGACGGCAGCGGGGAAGTGCCGCGATGCCCTGAATGTAATGTCCTGCTGCTGCGATAGAGTGACCTCAAGACGACAAGACGAGGGCCAAGACGAGGGTGATGAGTGATGCGCTTAGACGTGGAATGCGACGGAGGATCCCGCGGTAACCCGGGCATCGCCGGTTGCGGAAGTTCGGTCCTGGAGGGTGACCAGGAAGTAGCCGCACGCTGGGAGTTCATCGCCAAGGCCACGAACAATGTGGCGGAGTACCAGGGGCTCATCAACGCTCTGGAGTTGGCCATCGAGGTCGCGAAAATGCGTGGGGTCGCGGCCGGGGATCTGGAGATCCAGGTGCGCATGGATTCCAAGCTCGTCGTCGAGCAGATGAGCGGCCGCTGGAAGATCAAGCACCCCGACATGAAGCCCCTGGCCGCGCGGGTGAAGGAACTTGAGGCGACCCTCGCCGCCGTCACCTACAACTGGGTGCCGCGCGCGCAGAACAAACGCGCTGACGAGCTGGCCAATCGCGCCATGGATGATGGGATTGGGGGGCGCTGGTTTGATGACGCCCTCTCGTTCCAACCCGCCGCCGACTCAGCCGAAGCCGACGGGGATGCCGCGCCGGCACCTGCAGGGACTTCGGGCGCGGAGGCCGTGACCGATGCCGCGAGCGCGCCGGAATGGCACCCCGGCGGGAAGCCGACCCGCCTGTGGGTGCTGCGGCACGGGCAGACGGAGATGAGCGTGAAGAAGCAGTTCTCCGGGCTCTCCGACCCGGAGCTGACCTCCCACGGGCATGAGCAGGCTCGACGGGCCGCGGCCTACGTGGCCGGACAGCTGGCAGGCGGCGCGGGTGGCAGCGCTGGCCCGGTGGCGATCTACAGCTCTCCGCTGAAACGCACCCGCCAGACCGCGGAGGCTGTCGCCGAGGCGCTGACTGCGGCGCCCGCGGGCGTCGGCGTTTCCGGCGCCGCCAAGCCCCGCGTCCACGTGACCGAGGCCCTGATCGAAATGAACTTCGGAGACTGGGAAGGCCGCACCTTCGCCGAGGTCATGGATGAATTCCCCCTCGAGCATGACGCCTGCTTCTGGGACAGTGCCGCCGCCCCCAGCGGAGGCGAGAGCCCCGACGACGTGCTCGCGCGCGTGCGCCCCTTCCTCCGCGACGTGGCCCGCAACCACCCCGGCGAGGACGTCGTGCTGGTCAGCCACGTCACGCCCATCAAATCCATCCTGCGCCACGCCCTTTGTGCAAGCGGCGCACTATACCGCACGCTGCACCTGGACCTGGCAGGCTTGAGCGTCATCGAGATCTTCCCGGATGGCTCGAATGGTTCCGGGGGAGAAGTGGGCGTCAAGAATAAGGGCAGCAACAAGGACAGCGCCGTGGTGCGAAGGGTCAACGATACGCACTTCCTCGATGGAGAAACCGTGCGCTAGAGTTAACCCTTGTCGAGACGGCCGGGCGATCGCGGCGCACGGAACCACCCTGTACACGGGGCAGGCCGGGCGCGGAGGAAAGTCCGGACTCCACAGGGCAACGGTGGTTGCTAACAGCAACCCGGGGCGACCCGCGGGAACAGTGCCACAGAAAACAAACCGCCCGCCACGCGCGGGTAAGGGTGAAAAGGTGCGGTAAGAGCGCACCAGCACCCCAGGTGACTGGGGTGGCTAGGTAAACCCCACCGGGAGCAAGGTCAAGGTGCCCGCACGCGCGCCATCCCAGATGGTGCACAAGCGTGCGGCGTAGCTCTAGGGCTGCCCGCCCAACAATGAGCAGGTAGGCCGCTTGAAGCCACCAGCAATGGTGGGCTCAGATGGATGATCGCCTCGTCCCACGCCTACTTCGCGTGCCCACGCGGTGCAGCGGAGTCGGCAGGGGATAGGACAGAATCCGGCTCATAGGCCGTCTCGGCGCAAAAATTTTTCGGGGTTGGGGGCGCTCGGTTGGTTACTCGGCTGGGCGTGGGTTTCCTGCGTGGCCGGGGCACTTGGCTGGGTGCGTGGCCGGGGCGGGGCGGTTGTGCCACTCTTGGAGTCATGAAACTTTTCGCCGCCGAGCTGAACTTCCGCGCCATCGCCGAAGAATTCCAACTGCCGGAACGCTTCCCGGAAGACGTCCACGCCGAGGCGCTGCAGGCCACCGATCAGCACGCCGACCACCGCCGCGACCTGCGGGACATTCCTTTTGTGACCATCGACCCGGCAGGTTCGATGGACCTGGACCAGGCGGTGAACATTCAGGGCGCGCCGGATGGCGACGCCCGGTGGCGCGTGCTGTACGCCATCGCGGACGTGGCGGCCTTCGTGGATCCGGCGGGGCCGCTGATGGCGGAATCCCTGCAGCGCGGCCAGACGATGTACCTGCCGGACGAGCCGACCCGCCTGCACCCAGCAGAACTATCCGAGGGCAGTGCCTCGCTACTGCCGGACCAGACTCGCCCCGCCGTGGTGTGGGATATTCTGCTGCGCGCCGACGGCGAGGTCGTGGATTTCACCGTGTACCGCGCGCTGATCCGCTCCGTGAAGCGCTTCGACTACACCGAGGTGGAGGCGGACATGCACGGCGGCACGCTGCACCCCGCCATCGCGCAGTTGCCGGAGGTTGGCCGTGCGCGCCAGCGCTCTGACCTGCGGCGCAAGGCCGTCAACCTGCGTTTGCCCTCGATCTCCGTGGAGCGCACCCAGGATGACGATGGCGCCGAGCGTTACGTGCTGGGCATCGACGAGCGCCAGGAGATGAACGACTTCAACTCCGAGCTGTCACTACTGGCGGGCATGTGCGCCGGCGAGATGATGGTGCGCGCGGGCGTGGGCATCCTGCGCACCCTGCCGCCCGCTGGGGACAAGGAAATCGCCGCCTTCGACCACTCCGCGCATGCCTTGGGGTTCGATCGCTCCGGCCGCCCGATCGGGGAATTGCTCGCTGATATTGACGCCTCCACGCCGCGTGGCATGGCACTCATGCGCGACGCGCAAAGCCTTCTGCGCGGGGCGGGGTATCAGCAGTTCGGACTGGCTGGCGGGAGTGCTGAGGCTGGCGACTCAGAGCCCAGCATCCACGCCGGCATCGGCGGCCACTACGCGCACGTTACTGCACCCCTGCGCCGACTGGTGGACCGCTTCGCCACGGAAATCTGCCTGGCGATCGCCAGTGAGCAGCCCATCCCGGAGTGGGTGACCGCCAACGTTGACCAGGTTCTCAGCACCATGAAATCCAGCGGCCAGACGGCCAGCGCCGTCGACCGCGCCTGCCTGAATCTCACCGAGGCGGTCGTCCTGCAACCGTGGGTTGGCCAGAACTTCAACGCGACGGTGCTCAATAGCGACGGCGGTGATAAGGCGAAAATCCTGGTCGAGGAGCCGCCCATCTTGACGACTTGTGTGGGCGGCCCAGACGAGGCGTCAACAGTTAAAGTAACCCTGATCGAAGCCGAGCCCGCAGCGCGGAAGGTACGCTTCGCCTGGCCTGCCGATTAGGACGGGGGTTGTCCGGTGCGTGTGGTACACATGACCTTATGAGCGAAAATGATGCGCAGAAGTGGTACTACGACACGAAGACCGGCCAGGTGAGCCAGGGCAAGGACAGCGCGTGGGATAGCCGTATGGGGCCCTACGACTCGCGCGCGGAGGCCGAGGCTGCCATCGCGACCGCGCAGCAGCGCACTAAGGAGGCCGAGGAGTACGACGCGGAAGATGACGACTAAGGGCTCCGGGAGCGCGGGCGGCGGGAGCGGCGCGGACGGTCGCCTAGGCGACGAGACAGAGCGTTCGTGGCTGGCGCGCACCCTGCTGCCGGAGGGGACGGAGCCGGACCCGCGCTTCACACTGGCGAACGAGCGTACCTTCCTGGCGTGGATCCGCACCAGCCTGGCGTTTCTGGCCGGTGGGGTGGCGCTGGAGGCGTTCCGCTCGCCGAATGTGCCCGAGCATCTGTGGAGTGCCGCAGCTGTGTTGGTGCTGGTCGTTGGCATGCTGATCGGCCTGGGGGCGGCGGTGCGGTGGCTGCGCGTGGAGCGTGCGATGCGGACCGGGAAGGCTCTGCCTGTGCCCGCGATCGTGCCCTTCTTGGCGGGCGTGGCCGTGGTGGCTTGCGCGGTGGTGCTGGGGTTTGTGATCTTCGGCGACTTTGGGATGGAGCTGTAAGTGACGCGCTCACAGGCTGCGCGGGAGGCACGTGGGGCAGCGCGGGAGGTGCCCGAGCGGCCGCATTCTGACCAGGGGCTTCAGCCGGAACGCACCAGCTTGTCGTGGCAGCGCACCTTGTTGGCGCTGCTGGTCGTCAGCGCGATGCTGTTCCGATGGATCGGCCGCTACGGTGTGATCGTCCTGCCCGCCGCAGGAGTGTTGGTGCTGCTCGCGGCGCTGATTTTGCTGCCCCAAAGGCGCCGCTACCTGCGCTTCAGTGCCGGCCTGCGCGCCGAACGTCTCACCGCCAACGTCGGATCGGTCGTGGCGGTGACTGCGGCGGTCCTGATCTGCGGCGTGGTCGCCGCCATCTTCGTTATTCTGGACGCCATCTAGCCCCAACCGCCCAGCATTGTTGTACTGTCCTAAGTGGTAATAAAGCACACCGTTTAAGGTGTGCCGCTGTGTGCAGTGAGAATAGAGGGGGAAAGCTGGTGGACGTAGATGTTTTCTATCGGACTTTTGACGTCTCTGATGTTGCCCCGGGGGCTAATGTCTTAGATCTCATCTTTCACGGGTTGATTCTCTTTACTGTTCTGTCCAGCATTATGGCCTGGGCGGCAATCATAATTTTGATTTCCAGATCGATTTGGAGAAAAAAGAACCCCGGCAGACAAACCCGTATGTGGGTAGTTTTCTTTGCTCTGTCCTTTGCGATATACGTGATTTCTGTTCCGTTGTCCTTCAAATTAGTGCTGTTCCCGGGTGGAATATCCTCCAGAATCTACACGCTGGATAAATATGGGAATGGGAGGGCGGTTCCCATGG is a window encoding:
- a CDS encoding DUF3052 domain-containing protein, yielding MAMAPGSASSPAGSAGGAQGNGAKDAQRAQSQNGHGWADLLNIESDSLIQEIGWDEDCDNSISEALEDAIGDALLDIDTDEVVDVVLLWWRDEDGDLVDGLVDATRSLGEDGRIWLMTPAKLDAGRVEPGVIAESAQLAGLVQTKSERLRDWQGACLVSSGTKR
- a CDS encoding bifunctional RNase H/acid phosphatase; translated protein: MRLDVECDGGSRGNPGIAGCGSSVLEGDQEVAARWEFIAKATNNVAEYQGLINALELAIEVAKMRGVAAGDLEIQVRMDSKLVVEQMSGRWKIKHPDMKPLAARVKELEATLAAVTYNWVPRAQNKRADELANRAMDDGIGGRWFDDALSFQPAADSAEADGDAAPAPAGTSGAEAVTDAASAPEWHPGGKPTRLWVLRHGQTEMSVKKQFSGLSDPELTSHGHEQARRAAAYVAGQLAGGAGGSAGPVAIYSSPLKRTRQTAEAVAEALTAAPAGVGVSGAAKPRVHVTEALIEMNFGDWEGRTFAEVMDEFPLEHDACFWDSAAAPSGGESPDDVLARVRPFLRDVARNHPGEDVVLVSHVTPIKSILRHALCASGALYRTLHLDLAGLSVIEIFPDGSNGSGGEVGVKNKGSNKDSAVVRRVNDTHFLDGETVR
- a CDS encoding low molecular weight protein-tyrosine-phosphatase, which encodes MHITVVCTGNICRSPMGEVILRAGLEEAGIATSHSPAADADGADAAAGSSASADAPVTLNSCGLGGWHIGDGADGRAVDELASMGYDGTAHRAAQLGPEHLGADLFLAMDDGHVRGLRNAGVAPERIRLFRSFDANSPAGAEVADPYYGHRSDFTEVGQQIEAAVPGIVEYVREQLGR
- a CDS encoding Nif3-like dinuclear metal center hexameric protein; its protein translation is MPEPTTNPAANPASPASAANQDANQTTVADVVAALEAAYPPHLAESWDAVGLICGDPAEPADKVAFALDCTDAVVDAAIAQGAQMLVVHHPLLLRGVTGVPANSPKGRIVHKLIRNGIALFAAHTNADSARPGVNDRLAELLGITPGAPLRPIPSGTDKWGFTVPVNDAPTVKSAIFSAGGGAQGDYEQACFEFSVTGQFLPTEGANPHLGAVGEVETVEEVRIEFVAPAAKREAIRAALIKAHPYEEPAYDCVETSLPTPADQQLGIGRVGELDTPMTLREFTTRVAERLPATEWGVRAAGDPDAMIRTVAVASGAGDSFLGQVAKMDVDCFVTSDLRHHPVDEHLRMGGCPVIDTAHWASEFPWCFQAEGVIKKATKAQTTVIDVRTDPWTVHEK
- a CDS encoding SURF1 family protein translates to MEHMASSKRSGWRNFLTPGWVITAILVLAFTYAAFSFLAPWQLGKNKDKNAFNQRLEQSLQTDPAPITDVIPGDGGSVGVEKEWTRVALQGQFLPDKEVLLRNRPVESAHSYQALTPFRLDGGQTVLVHRGWVAVEGDGAAPKLKRAPGDHVKVTGFIRMSEAVPDAKPTESQGYTQVTGMSTKQISEVTDEELAADYVQLDSESVDRLNGMAGGDAGDGDAEANAGADGGADSGDDGDDAGVSGGTDSGEDGDAPDLQALPLPHLDGGTNLSYGIQWIAFGILAPVGLGWFVYAEMRERRREREESAEVARLNAQITDGAGGGDAGVDGAGAGDAAGSGAGAGAGGAEGAGGAGGGAGDVAAKPKPADSKKSEPSGAEKPKSRKRSDLTDRYGGTRSRFEERRAEKRGRERF
- a CDS encoding zinc ribbon domain-containing protein, producing the protein MRWTTDDQKNLADLARDQEELSIVQARLDSLPEQAKLEELQAQKREDRRQQVLNNVQVRSDKATLMRLRQDVAKLKERERANIAGLNSQTDPERRRDLKHDLRSTRERLQDLEGRLDRSVKVQSMFSGADSAADEADDQTHAQIDEDIAAAQTELDRATNALEADISAIKARLTQRRTALEDTNAELLQAYDQQLSEHGVGAAPLKGRTCQACFMELDPLSLKEIDKLAADGSGEVPRCPECNVLLLR
- a CDS encoding HAD hydrolase-like protein, whose translation is MRDLPILLVDVDGTLMDSYPGIRASFVNALEAHGVPVPPEERVREIPGPPMLETLRDIGLEGELLQKVFDTYLSDQENGRWKEATPFPGMRELLEKWSSEGIILSTATSKSEVSAERILREHDMLKYFAVLGAAQEDGTRRSKAAVIEYALEQLKEAPEVREFLAHMSAEEGLQALDPTKMLLIGDRIHDVEGAAQSGIPTVLVGWGYGSAEEHAKAAYSVDTLEELDALVQRWANEG
- the aceE gene encoding pyruvate dehydrogenase (acetyl-transferring), homodimeric type, giving the protein MSTSAEENNSAYDASNFALIRDGVASYLADSDPEETQEWMDSLDGLLESAGPDRGRYLMLRLLERATAKRVPLPPLLSTDYVNTIPTTQEPDFPGDEEIEKRYRRWIRWNAAIMVHRAQRPGIGVGGHISTYASAAPLYEVGLNHFFRGKDHPGGGDQIFFQGHASPGMYARAFLEGRLSEEDLDAFRQEASKPGNGLPSYPHPHGMPEFWEFPTVSMGLGPMDAIYQARFNRYLHDRGIKDTSQQHVWAFLGDGEMDEPESRGLIQTAAINNLDNLTFVINCNLQRLDGPVRGNTKIIQELESFFRGAGWNVIKVVWGREWDQLFARDEEGALVEAMNTTPDGDFQTFKANDGAYVREYFFNKDPRTAKLVEDMTDEEIWHLRRGGHDYRKIYAAYKRAMETKDQPTVILAHTIKGYGLGHNFEGRNATHQMKKLALEDLKILRDKQDIPFSDEELEKDPYLPPYFHPGEDAEEIQYMLNRRKELGGFLPERREKFTPLKMPDLSIAKLARKGSGKQEVATTMALVRVFKDLMRDDELKKRIVPIVPDEARTFGMDSWFPTLKIYNPHGQNYTPVDHDLMLSYREATDGHILHEGISEAGSMASFIAAGTSYATHGEVMIPLYIFYSMFGFQRVGDEIWAAADQMSRGFLIGATAGRTTLTGEGLQHMDGNSPVLASTNPAVVTYDPAFGYEIAHIVHRGIERMYGENSNDGRGEDVIYYLTAYNEPIHQPAEPENLDVEGLHKGIYLYDAASGSAELQANILASGVAMTAALKAKELLKEFDVDANVFSVTSWNELARDGQAVELEQLRDPAAEPRTAFITQQLEAAEGPFVAVSDYATTVAEQVRKWVPGEYVVLGADGFGFADTRQAARRYFNVDAESIVVGVLLGLAREGKIERSVAAEAAKRFQIDDPTATN